AAAACACTGAACCAGATAAAAAGATTGTACGATGCCGGTTGTGAAATTGTTAGAGTGGCAGCTCCCACAGAGAAAGATGCCTATGCCCTTTCTGATATAGTAAAAAACTCTCCTATCCCTGTTATCGCAGATATTCATTTTTCTCCAAGAATAGCATTTATGGCCCTTGAAAGTGGCATAAAAGGTATAAGACTAAATCCGGGAAATATCAATGACAAAGGAAAAATAAAAGAAATACTTCAGGAATGTAAAAAGAAAAATATAGCTGTAAGACTTGGTGTTAATTCAGGTTCGCTGGAAGAAAGACTTCTTGAAAAATATGGATATCCTACAGGAGAAGCACTTGCGGAAAGCGCCCTTTACTGGTCAGAGTTTTTTGAAAGTGTAGGATTTACAAACTTTAAAGTTTCTATAAAAGGTTCTGATGTTTTACAAAATATAGAAGCAAACAGGATATTTGCAGAAAAAACAGATATTCCTTTACATATAGGTATAACTGAGGCAGGACCAGCAGGTAAAGGCTCTGTAAAATCGGCTGTAGGACTTGG
This window of the Persephonella hydrogeniphila genome carries:
- the ispG gene encoding flavodoxin-dependent (E)-4-hydroxy-3-methylbut-2-enyl-diphosphate synthase; this translates as MIKRRKTRPVYVGNVKIGDDAPIIVQSMTDTKTHDIEKTLNQIKRLYDAGCEIVRVAAPTEKDAYALSDIVKNSPIPVIADIHFSPRIAFMALESGIKGIRLNPGNINDKGKIKEILQECKKKNIAVRLGVNSGSLEERLLEKYGYPTGEALAESALYWSEFFESVGFTNFKVSIKGSDVLQNIEANRIFAEKTDIPLHIGITEAGPAGKGSVKSAVGLGILLYMGIGDTVRVSLTADPVEEVKVAYQILQSLGLRRRGIEIISCPTCGRIEVNLPEIVKKVEEKLEGENLPIKVAIMGCVVNAIGEAREADIGLACGNRSAILFKHGQPVKRVSEDEMVDQLLYEIQKMKEEN